One genomic region from Patescibacteria group bacterium encodes:
- a CDS encoding GDP-mannose 4,6-dehydratase, producing the protein MVAAKKPIFGKKNVLIAGGAGFMGSHLCDRLIKESKVICVDNFLTSNVRNIEHLLRSPDFVFINHDITKPFDLENFPELEKFKIPFQGIQEIYNFACPTSPKKFDDFKIQTLEANSTGLINLLEIARRYNSKFIHASSSVIYGPRTEEIVYFKESDVGVVNHLTPRGCYDEGKKFAETIVNTYHDVYKLDTKIARIFRTYGTRMRINDGEMVPDFIVNALDSKDLVIYGDKSFSTSLCHIDDVISGIVKLASLEINEPVNLGGPQEYKLAEVAEKIIEMTESKSKIVFEKPLLFMTPLGLPDITKAKEELGWLPIVTLESGLKQTIEYTMAEKGLLGFN; encoded by the coding sequence ATGGTAGCAGCAAAAAAGCCGATATTCGGCAAGAAAAATGTATTAATCGCCGGCGGAGCAGGGTTTATGGGTTCGCATCTTTGCGACCGGCTGATAAAAGAAAGCAAAGTTATTTGCGTGGATAATTTTTTAACTAGTAATGTCAGAAATATCGAGCATTTGTTGCGTTCTCCCGATTTTGTTTTTATTAACCATGATATTACCAAACCGTTTGATTTGGAAAATTTTCCGGAATTAGAAAAGTTTAAAATTCCCTTTCAGGGCATTCAGGAGATTTATAATTTCGCCTGCCCGACTTCTCCAAAAAAATTTGACGATTTTAAGATTCAAACGTTAGAAGCGAATTCCACTGGGCTGATTAACCTTTTAGAAATAGCCCGCCGGTATAATTCTAAGTTTATTCACGCCTCTTCTTCTGTCATTTATGGTCCGCGGACCGAGGAAATAGTTTATTTTAAAGAGAGTGATGTGGGTGTTGTTAATCATTTGACTCCCCGCGGCTGTTATGATGAGGGCAAGAAATTCGCGGAAACGATAGTGAATACTTATCATGATGTTTATAAATTGGATACCAAGATCGCGCGTATTTTCAGGACTTATGGTACCAGGATGAGAATTAATGACGGAGAAATGGTGCCCGACTTTATCGTTAACGCGCTGGACAGCAAGGATTTAGTTATCTATGGAGACAAAAGTTTTTCCACTTCGCTTTGTCATATTGATGATGTCATTTCCGGAATTGTTAAATTAGCATCTTTGGAAATTAATGAACCCGTAAATTTAGGAGGTCCGCAGGAATATAAGTTGGCGGAAGTGGCGGAAAAAATAATTGAAATGACGGAGTCCAAATCAAAAATTGTTTTTGAAAAACCTTTGCTTTTTATGACCCCCTTGGGTTTGCCCGATATTACCAAGGCCAAGGAAGAGCTGGGTTGGTTGCCGATAGTGACCTTGGAATCAGGCTTAAAACAGACCATTGAATATACTATGGCCGAAAAAGGCCTTTTAGGATTTAATTAA
- a CDS encoding transposase, whose protein sequence is MFDLFQNKYRIQSTRLEDWDYSQDGYYFVTICTQNKRCLFGEIKDEEMILNGLGRIAVKCWLEIPQHSPFVLLDEFIVMPNHIHGIIVIKNNNGIKRRGNVIQNNNVNRDKNDNSVETRHGVSLQDENKSKFNKFSVPIPGSLPTIVNQYKSSVKRWCNKNGYLFFTWQPLYYDHIIRDDEELYNVRNYIISNPEKWERDRNNPANMVKYKQK, encoded by the coding sequence ATGTTTGATTTATTCCAAAATAAGTATCGTATCCAATCCACGCGTTTGGAAGATTGGGATTATTCGCAAGATGGATATTATTTTGTCACTATTTGTACGCAAAATAAAAGATGTTTGTTTGGTGAGATTAAAGACGAGGAGATGATTCTAAATGGGTTAGGGAGAATCGCGGTAAAATGTTGGTTGGAAATACCCCAACATTCCCCGTTTGTTTTGCTAGACGAATTTATTGTTATGCCCAATCATATCCATGGGATAATTGTTATTAAAAATAATAATGGCATAAAACGGCGCGGAAATGTGATACAAAATAATAACGTTAACCGTGACAAAAACGATAATTCCGTAGAGACACGCCATGGCGTGTCTCTACAAGATGAAAATAAAAGTAAGTTTAACAAATTTTCCGTCCCGATACCCGGTTCTTTGCCAACTATTGTTAACCAATATAAATCCTCGGTAAAACGTTGGTGCAATAAAAATGGATATTTATTTTTCACTTGGCAACCTCTTTATTATGACCATATTATCCGCGATGACGAAGAATTGTATAATGTCCGGAATTATATTATTTCTAACCCCGAAAAATGGGAGAGGGATAGAAATAATCCAGCCAATATGGTAAAGTATAAACAGAAATAA
- a CDS encoding Ig-like domain-containing protein: MKKVLFLSIFLLATLAIPAGAFTGANFTNNNAPEATAYENDFDVLVLDVIIPDNNGSADTFKAITLRNLGTAAERLNITKLVIWQDKGLAGWQGLGVDGVLGEAVWDSLYSYWYLDNLTATVPAGGLRIFASVETASPLQHDTTVKMTVPMYEDKNSNGSFDSGDTGIFVASKNNGPTGSAVENYFYQNINKSLYDGAAPRTNLTNLTDGQTLTGGTFKITGQSRDRGNSGFAAPKIVIDSKEYGTTEDSFSSEGLLSWHYDANFSAGSHKIKTITTDNYFNSYESAEISLNITEVTVTPVVFSSENSSVSASLHSILANGSSAVKITVTAKNNSGEVMPGKEVTLSSTRAAEDIITIPTATTDAKGEAEFSVVSNLAGESIFTAKIAGVALKETLAVYFFAAPGGTLIKGQSSAAVYLLGLDNKRYVFPQEGVYKSYYGSSFASVKTVSDVELAGYPLGKNMTYAPGTLIKIPSVPKVYVVTSGGVLKWVKTEDAAIKHFGANWAKSVKDVSEAFFVDYKEAGALE; this comes from the coding sequence ATGAAAAAAGTTTTATTTTTGTCCATTTTTTTGTTGGCGACCCTGGCCATTCCGGCAGGCGCTTTTACGGGAGCCAATTTTACGAATAACAACGCTCCAGAAGCCACGGCCTACGAAAACGATTTTGACGTTTTGGTTTTAGACGTGATTATTCCGGATAATAACGGCTCGGCTGACACGTTTAAAGCCATAACTTTAAGAAATTTGGGAACAGCGGCCGAGAGATTGAATATTACCAAGCTGGTTATTTGGCAAGACAAGGGCCTGGCCGGTTGGCAGGGATTGGGAGTTGATGGTGTTTTAGGCGAGGCTGTTTGGGATAGTTTGTATAGTTATTGGTATTTAGATAATTTAACCGCTACCGTGCCCGCAGGCGGATTACGAATCTTTGCGAGCGTAGAAACTGCCTCGCCTTTGCAACACGACACCACGGTAAAAATGACGGTTCCTATGTACGAAGATAAAAATAGTAATGGTTCTTTTGACTCGGGAGATACCGGGATTTTTGTCGCTTCTAAAAATAACGGCCCCACCGGCTCGGCCGTAGAAAATTATTTTTATCAGAATATAAACAAATCTTTATACGATGGTGCTGCGCCGAGGACCAATCTTACCAACCTCACGGATGGCCAGACGTTAACCGGTGGGACTTTTAAAATTACCGGTCAATCGCGCGACCGCGGTAATTCCGGTTTTGCCGCTCCAAAAATTGTGATTGATAGCAAAGAATACGGGACAACGGAAGACAGTTTTAGCAGCGAAGGGTTATTGTCTTGGCATTATGACGCTAATTTTTCCGCCGGCAGCCATAAAATTAAAACCATCACTACGGACAATTATTTTAATAGTTATGAGTCGGCCGAAATTTCCCTTAATATCACCGAAGTTACTGTTACACCGGTCGTTTTTTCTTCAGAGAATTCCTCGGTTTCCGCTTCTCTCCACAGTATTTTGGCCAACGGCAGTTCGGCGGTAAAGATTACTGTGACCGCCAAAAACAATTCCGGTGAAGTGATGCCCGGAAAGGAAGTGACTCTTTCCTCCACTCGCGCGGCAGAAGATATTATCACCATACCAACCGCGACAACCGACGCTAAAGGCGAAGCGGAATTTTCAGTTGTTTCTAATCTCGCTGGTGAGAGTATTTTCACGGCTAAAATAGCTGGCGTGGCTTTAAAGGAAACGCTGGCGGTTTATTTTTTTGCCGCCCCCGGCGGAACCTTAATCAAAGGCCAATCGTCAGCGGCGGTTTATCTTTTAGGGCTCGATAATAAGCGTTATGTTTTTCCGCAGGAAGGAGTTTATAAATCTTATTATGGCAGTTCTTTCGCCAGCGTGAAGACAGTGAGCGATGTTGAGCTGGCAGGGTATCCTTTGGGTAAAAATATGACTTACGCGCCCGGAACGCTCATTAAAATTCCTTCGGTGCCAAAAGTTTATGTCGTGACTTCCGGCGGAGTTTTGAAATGGGTCAAAACCGAAGACGCGGCTATAAAACACTTTGGCGCTAATTGGGCTAAATCGGTCAAAGATGTTTCCGAAGCGTTTTTCGTGGATTATAAAGAAGCGGGCGCATTAGAATAA
- a CDS encoding glycosyltransferase family 2 protein has product MKITVVIPAFNEEKTIKKILEEVKNCGADIIVVNDGSSDKTGEIAENEGVTVINHIINRGLGAALGTGIEAALLSGADYIVTFDADGQHQAEDIFRLKKIAEEGGYDIVIGSRLLNPRGMPLARRVANWLGNLSTYLLFGIWVTDSQSGLRLFTAPAASLLHLKSNRMEVSSEIIKEVKRHNFKFTEIPIEAVYTDYSLSKGQNFVVGLKTLWQLILQKISK; this is encoded by the coding sequence ATGAAAATAACAGTAGTCATCCCGGCTTTTAATGAAGAAAAAACAATCAAAAAAATTTTAGAGGAAGTTAAAAATTGTGGCGCAGATATCATCGTTGTCAATGACGGTTCTTCAGATAAGACAGGTGAGATCGCCGAGAACGAAGGAGTGACGGTAATTAATCATATAATTAATCGCGGATTGGGAGCGGCTCTTGGCACTGGCATAGAAGCCGCTCTTTTAAGCGGAGCTGATTATATAGTGACTTTTGACGCCGATGGCCAACATCAGGCCGAAGATATATTTCGTTTAAAAAAGATCGCGGAAGAAGGCGGTTATGACATCGTTATAGGTTCGCGCCTTTTAAATCCCAGGGGGATGCCATTGGCGAGAAGGGTTGCTAATTGGTTGGGCAATTTATCCACGTATCTCCTTTTTGGGATTTGGGTGACCGACAGTCAGTCGGGACTGCGTCTCTTTACCGCCCCCGCCGCCAGCCTCCTTCATCTAAAAAGCAATCGGATGGAAGTTTCCTCGGAAATCATCAAAGAGGTGAAGCGTCATAATTTTAAATTTACGGAAATCCCGATTGAAGCCGTCTATACCGATTATTCACTATCTAAAGGGCAAAACTTTGTGGTGGGTCTTAAAACTCTTTGGCAATTAATTTTACAAAAAATAAGCAAGTAA
- a CDS encoding S8 family serine peptidase — protein sequence MKGFIKIFSLLVLFFIGINAAQALVFPNDPYYKNQWYLNHINLPAAWDYTQGSESVVVAVIDSGVDINHPDLRENIWVNSDEIKGDGIDNDENGYVDDVNGWDFINNIPDPLPKYSAAGFTNVGMQHGTVIAGVLAARGNNGEGVAGVSWRSKIMPLRAMNSFGSGDANTVIRAIDYAVDNGAQIINMSFVGFADELSLKQTVERAYNKGVLIVAAGGNNTTKKEGDDLDLVKMYPICFNDSVNNLLLGVSSTDANDQKARFSNYGSCVNISAPGIDFFSTEFLDKKFGFNESYGGNWSGTSLATPLISGTAALIKSFKPNYSVEKIIKLILENSQPIDDKNPFYVGKLGKGRLNTEKIFLAMAQENNEEAMAPAIAPEPAQWKDEIKLLVSGEQGFPADVKFFQNSGVIKEWPVLVNFKGGINIASGDLDANGAREIVAAVASSGGPQVRIFSESGQLLGQFMAYRESFRGGVSIAVGDCLGDSGEEIITAPASDNVPEVRIFNSRGELLKKFLAFSESFRGGVNLSAGDLNGDGQDEIIAAPASKSSAEVKIFDSNGKALGNFLALTKSFRGGLNVSVGDINGDGVKEIIVASDSDNVPEVRIFNSRGELLKKFLAFSESFRGGVNLSAGDLNGDGQDEIIAAPASKGGPQVRIFNGGGEVLWQFFAFDQKLRGGLNASVLK from the coding sequence ATGAAAGGTTTTATAAAAATATTTTCTCTTTTGGTTCTATTTTTTATTGGCATCAATGCCGCCCAAGCTTTGGTTTTCCCCAACGACCCTTACTACAAAAATCAATGGTATCTTAATCATATAAATTTACCGGCGGCGTGGGATTACACTCAAGGTTCCGAGAGCGTGGTAGTGGCGGTCATAGACAGTGGAGTTGATATTAACCATCCCGATTTAAGAGAGAATATCTGGGTTAACAGCGACGAGATTAAGGGTGATGGGATTGATAATGATGAAAATGGATATGTTGACGATGTCAATGGCTGGGATTTTATTAATAATATTCCCGACCCTTTACCCAAATATAGCGCAGCGGGTTTTACTAATGTCGGCATGCAGCATGGCACGGTTATCGCCGGAGTGCTGGCCGCTCGCGGCAATAACGGAGAGGGCGTGGCGGGCGTGAGCTGGCGGAGTAAAATTATGCCCCTGCGCGCGATGAATAGCTTCGGCAGCGGCGATGCCAACACGGTAATCAGGGCGATAGATTATGCCGTGGATAACGGAGCCCAGATTATTAACATGAGTTTTGTCGGTTTTGCGGATGAACTGTCTTTAAAGCAAACGGTTGAGCGAGCTTATAACAAAGGAGTTTTAATTGTGGCCGCCGGAGGGAATAATACGACGAAAAAAGAAGGTGATGACTTGGATTTAGTTAAAATGTACCCTATTTGCTTCAATGATTCGGTAAATAATTTGCTTTTAGGGGTTTCTTCCACCGATGCCAATGACCAGAAGGCAAGGTTTTCCAATTATGGCTCTTGCGTGAATATCTCCGCGCCCGGGATTGATTTTTTTAGCACGGAATTTTTAGATAAAAAATTTGGCTTTAATGAATCTTACGGCGGCAATTGGTCAGGAACTTCTTTGGCCACCCCGCTTATTTCCGGCACGGCCGCTTTAATAAAATCTTTTAAACCAAACTATTCCGTAGAAAAAATTATCAAATTGATTTTGGAAAACAGCCAACCGATAGACGATAAAAATCCTTTCTATGTCGGTAAGCTGGGCAAGGGGAGATTAAATACGGAAAAAATTTTTTTAGCTATGGCACAGGAGAACAACGAGGAAGCAATGGCTCCGGCGATTGCTCCGGAACCGGCCCAATGGAAAGATGAAATTAAATTGCTTGTTTCCGGGGAGCAAGGGTTTCCCGCGGATGTTAAGTTTTTTCAAAACAGTGGAGTAATAAAAGAATGGCCGGTTTTAGTAAATTTCAAAGGCGGGATAAATATAGCCAGCGGAGATTTGGATGCTAACGGCGCCAGGGAAATAGTCGCGGCGGTCGCTTCTTCCGGCGGCCCACAGGTGAGAATTTTTAGTGAGAGCGGTCAGCTTCTTGGTCAGTTTATGGCTTATCGCGAGTCCTTTCGCGGCGGTGTCAGTATCGCTGTGGGCGATTGTTTGGGGGATAGCGGTGAGGAAATCATTACCGCGCCGGCTTCGGATAATGTTCCCGAAGTAAGAATTTTTAACAGCCGCGGAGAACTTTTGAAAAAATTTCTGGCTTTTAGCGAATCTTTCCGCGGCGGGGTTAATTTATCCGCCGGAGATTTAAATGGCGATGGCCAGGATGAAATTATCGCCGCGCCGGCGAGTAAGAGTAGCGCAGAGGTAAAAATTTTTGACAGCAACGGGAAAGCGCTGGGGAATTTTTTAGCTTTAACTAAAAGTTTCCGCGGCGGGTTAAATGTTTCCGTAGGAGATATTAACGGTGATGGTGTGAAAGAAATAATCGTCGCCTCGGACTCAGATAATGTTCCCGAAGTAAGAATTTTTAACAGCCGCGGAGAACTTTTGAAAAAATTTCTGGCTTTTAGCGAATCTTTCCGCGGCGGGGTTAATTTATCCGCCGGAGATTTAAATGGCGATGGCCAGGATGAAATTATCGCCGCGCCGGCGAGCAAAGGCGGTCCGCAGGTAAGAATTTTTAATGGCGGCGGGGAAGTTTTGTGGCAATTTTTTGCTTTTGACCAGAAACTTAGAGGCGGGCTGAATGCCAGCGTGTTGAAATAA